The following proteins come from a genomic window of Streptomyces sp. Sge12:
- a CDS encoding PIN domain-containing protein: MLVTPVPGAHRDNVLKTLQSVHMAAGNIDGRGPENAYGRLLTYLVWANDSVRLLTSQISGRDIDRLVRTRTHQTLLDGVGHLAGSSQQRLVNGLVSLEIEQRIAALGDAIDALQDQMARWPGGVSLLVPDTSFYIKHPTKLLDTDFAALANTTGPVRVLFPMVVVDELDRLKESRDKHVRWRAGYTLAILDKLLDDRTGAPHEVEVLLDPPGHTRLPLADDEIIDRALAARAIAAGPAQLVTYDTGQAMRAKAADMPVLKLRTDAGTGDEPNK, encoded by the coding sequence ATGCTTGTCACACCCGTACCCGGCGCGCACCGGGACAACGTGCTGAAGACCCTGCAGTCCGTACACATGGCCGCCGGGAACATCGACGGGCGAGGACCGGAGAACGCGTACGGGAGGCTGCTCACCTACTTGGTGTGGGCGAACGACTCCGTGCGGCTGCTCACCTCCCAGATCAGCGGCCGTGACATCGATCGCCTGGTCCGCACACGGACACACCAGACACTGCTGGACGGGGTCGGCCACCTGGCCGGCAGCAGCCAACAGCGACTGGTGAACGGGCTCGTCAGCCTGGAGATCGAGCAGCGTATCGCCGCCCTCGGCGACGCCATCGACGCCCTCCAGGACCAGATGGCGAGGTGGCCGGGCGGGGTCTCGCTCCTCGTGCCGGACACCAGCTTCTACATCAAGCACCCCACGAAGCTCCTGGACACCGACTTCGCGGCGCTCGCCAATACCACCGGTCCCGTCCGCGTGCTCTTCCCCATGGTCGTCGTGGATGAACTGGACCGGCTGAAGGAAAGCAGGGACAAGCACGTGCGATGGCGCGCCGGCTACACCCTCGCCATCCTCGACAAGCTCCTCGACGACCGCACGGGCGCGCCGCACGAGGTCGAGGTCCTGCTCGACCCGCCCGGGCACACCCGCCTGCCGCTCGCCGACGACGAGATCATCGACCGAGCCCTGGCCGCCCGCGCCATCGCAGCCGGCCCGGCCCAACTCGTCACCTACGACACGGGCCAGGCCATGCGCGCCAAAGCGGCAGACATGCCGGTCCTCAAGCTGCGCACCGACGCGGGAACAGGCGACGAGCCAAACAAGTAG